One genomic window of Biomphalaria glabrata chromosome 9, xgBioGlab47.1, whole genome shotgun sequence includes the following:
- the LOC106059550 gene encoding uncharacterized protein LOC106059550, producing MSSYLTLADIASKLHSLEDIEKSLQKLIAEIQAAKKIGETWLQTRDESTYTEIKEFLVGRTSEILQTCFSVGSQSINQSSETTTLQTVEDGESATVSAYEDFLCIQTCQSYAPCVENCTHIIGQHEQVITEDNVVDVQKHLADCTKNPGHSKFIPVDSFSVDHLPEPRRNSYLHAYIKSLANLTVKVSVTLASPQRPKFWPGTDVPYFLYAMRGSRHLRTGSGRVSNVSHHIDITCPCQNCFSSNDWNSEWWEVEVLTAANLVFDNVEASHTTVRLFYDNEDSPDVTLCGDARVGWININKDKCLLKFVTCDDRLGGKIQEALKHYESVEKLLYENYRDIYSGDQRFMWIVSHPHGGSKQISLGTWKYNYSVASEYKLIYTTCTCPGSSGAPIKGVRYRLNVHSGCLKSGLSYSCLT from the exons atGAGTTCTTACTTAACTCTGGCAGACATTGCTTCAAAACTACACAGTCTGGAAGATATCGAGAAATCATTACAAAAACTTATTGCTGAAATACAAGCG GCCAAGAAGATAGGTGAAACGTGGCTTCAGACTCGAGATGAATCTACatatacagaaataaaagagtttctAGTTGGTCGCACTAGCGAAATATTGCAAACATGTTTTTCTGTTGGAA GTCAAAGCATAAATCAATCATCTGAAACTACAACACTTCAAACTGTGGAAGATGGTGAGTCTGCAACTGTCTCCGCTTATGAAG aCTTTCTTTGCATACAGACTTGTCAGTCCTATGCCCCATGTGTAGAAAACTGCACTCATATAATAG GTCAACATGAACAGGTTATAACAGAAGACAACGTTGTTGATGTACAGAAACACCTGGCAGACTGTACGAAGAATCCAGGTCATTCAAAGTTTATACCTGTTGACTCATTTAGTGTTGACCATCTACCTGAGCCTCGCCGTAACAGTTATTTACATGCCTACATTAAATCTTTGGCTAACCTGACTGTGAAAGTAAGTGTCACTCTGGCCAGTCCACAGCGACCGAAATTCTGGCCAGGAACAGACGTTCCATATTTTTTGTACGCCATGAGAGGAAGTCGACATCTGAGAACAGGGAGCGGCAGAGTGAGCAACGTGTCCCACCACATCGACATAACCTGTCCATGTCAGAATTGTTTCAGTTCCAATGATTGGAACTCTGAGTGGTGGGAAGTCGAAGTACTCACAGCAGCGAATCTTGTTTTTGACAATGTCGAGGCAAGTCACACAACCGTGAGATTGTTTTATGATAACGAAGACAGTCCCGATGTTACTTTGTGCGGTGATGCCAGGGTGGGTTGGATAAACATCAACAAAGACAAGTGTTTATTGAAATTTGTGACCTGTGATGATAGACTGGGGGGAAAAATTCAGGAAGCCCTAAAGCATTACGAATCCGTAGAAAAACTGTTATATGAAAACTATCGCGATATTTATTCGGGAGATCAAAGATTTATGTGGATAGTTTCCCACCCACACGGAGGTTCAAAACAAATCAGCCTTGGAACCTGGAAGTATAACTACAGTGTGGCAAGTGAATATAAGCTTATCTACACAACTTGCACATGCCCAGGAAGCAGTGGAGCTCCCATCAAAGGAGTAAGATATAGGCTGAATGTCCACAGTGGCTGTTTAAAGTCAGGTCTAAGTTACAGCTGTTTAACATGA